One Streptomyces sp. V4I8 genomic window carries:
- a CDS encoding ABC transporter substrate-binding protein, with protein sequence MLNRRNFLTAAVGVAATAGLAACAKEDGGSSGSSSGGSKTITLGFSQVGSESGWRSANTDSVKSAAKEAGYKLQFSDAQQKQENQISAIRSFIAQKVDVIAFSPVVVTGWDAVLKEAQAAKIPVVLTDRSVESDESLFATLVGSDFTDEGRRAAKILEKVLEKAGHKGKVKIAQLEGTTGAAPAIERAKGFKEVMDAEHKDDWEIVASQTGDFTRAGGKQVMAAFLQSNPDINVLYAHNDDMGLGAIQAIEAAGKKPGKDILIVTVDGVKDGFIAMSEGKINAIVECNPLLGPQLMEVVKTVHEGGTVERWIKTKESDFMQDQAKDALPTRKY encoded by the coding sequence ATGCTCAACAGACGGAACTTCCTCACTGCGGCGGTCGGCGTGGCGGCCACGGCCGGTCTGGCGGCCTGCGCCAAGGAGGACGGCGGCTCCTCCGGCTCCTCCTCCGGCGGCAGCAAGACGATCACCCTCGGCTTCTCCCAGGTCGGCTCCGAGAGCGGCTGGCGCAGCGCCAACACCGACTCGGTGAAGTCGGCGGCCAAGGAGGCGGGCTACAAGCTGCAGTTCTCCGACGCGCAGCAGAAGCAGGAGAACCAGATCTCCGCGATCCGCAGCTTCATCGCGCAGAAGGTGGACGTCATCGCCTTCTCGCCGGTGGTCGTCACCGGCTGGGACGCCGTGCTCAAGGAGGCCCAGGCGGCGAAGATCCCGGTCGTCCTGACCGACCGGTCCGTCGAGAGCGACGAGTCCCTGTTCGCCACCCTCGTCGGCTCCGACTTCACCGACGAGGGCCGCCGCGCCGCCAAGATCCTGGAGAAGGTCCTGGAGAAGGCCGGCCACAAGGGCAAGGTGAAGATCGCCCAGCTGGAGGGCACCACCGGTGCCGCCCCCGCGATCGAGCGCGCCAAGGGCTTCAAGGAGGTCATGGACGCGGAGCACAAGGACGACTGGGAGATCGTCGCCAGCCAGACCGGTGACTTCACCCGGGCCGGCGGCAAGCAGGTCATGGCGGCCTTCCTGCAGTCCAACCCGGACATCAACGTCCTCTACGCGCACAACGACGACATGGGCCTCGGCGCCATCCAGGCCATCGAGGCGGCCGGCAAGAAGCCCGGCAAGGACATCCTCATCGTCACGGTCGACGGTGTGAAGGACGGCTTCATAGCCATGTCCGAAGGCAAGATCAACGCGATCGTCGAGTGCAACCCGCTGCTCGGCCCCCAGCTGATGGAGGTCGTGAAGACGGTCCACGAGGGCGGCACGGTCGAGCGCTGGATCAAGACCAAGGAGAGCGACTTCATGCAGGACCAGGCCAAGGACGCGCTCCCCACCCGTAAGTACTGA
- a CDS encoding DUF2252 domain-containing protein — protein MATLHDAPRSPTTNGALSPTERAELGKEARARVPRSGHALFAPDEKRPDPVDIIERQSAARVPDLVPVRYGRMLESPFRFYRGAAAIMASDLGAAPHTGLTVQLCGDAHLLNFRLLASPERHLVFDINDFDETLPGPFEWDVKRLAASLVIAGRANGFPAKECDTVVRAGVEAYRERMREFAGMRTLDVWYARDDFDRIDELLPERPGREDEQRAVRASVKARSRTGLQAAAKLTRVVDGAPRIISDPPLITPLSDLLPGAEGEGLGRTLRELVSDYASSLSSERRKLLSRFHVVDMARKVVGVGSVGTRCWIILLLGRDDEDPLLLQAKEAGESVLAPFCGASAYENQGERVVTGQRLMQAASDIFLGWEHVRGIDGRERDFYVRQLRDWKGIARPETMDPGTLGLFARLCGASLARAHARSGDPIAIAAYLGPGHSFDRALVRFARAYADQNERDHRALSEAVADGRVTARTDLTP, from the coding sequence ATGGCGACGCTGCACGACGCTCCCCGCTCCCCGACGACCAACGGCGCGCTCTCCCCGACCGAGCGCGCCGAACTCGGCAAGGAGGCACGCGCGCGTGTGCCACGCTCCGGCCACGCCCTCTTCGCACCTGACGAGAAGCGGCCCGATCCCGTCGACATCATCGAGCGGCAGTCGGCCGCCCGCGTTCCCGACCTCGTCCCCGTCCGGTACGGCCGGATGCTCGAATCGCCGTTCCGCTTCTACCGGGGAGCCGCGGCGATCATGGCGTCCGATCTCGGTGCCGCGCCGCACACCGGGCTCACCGTCCAGCTGTGCGGCGACGCCCATCTGCTGAACTTCCGGCTCCTCGCCTCCCCCGAACGCCATCTCGTCTTCGACATCAACGACTTCGACGAGACGCTGCCGGGCCCCTTCGAGTGGGACGTCAAGCGGCTCGCCGCGAGCCTGGTGATCGCCGGCCGGGCCAACGGGTTCCCGGCGAAGGAGTGCGACACGGTCGTGCGCGCCGGAGTGGAGGCCTACCGCGAGCGCATGCGCGAGTTCGCCGGGATGCGCACCCTCGATGTCTGGTACGCCCGCGACGACTTCGACCGGATCGACGAGCTCCTGCCCGAACGGCCGGGCCGGGAGGACGAGCAGCGGGCCGTCCGGGCGTCGGTGAAGGCCCGTTCCCGTACGGGTCTCCAGGCCGCCGCGAAGCTGACCCGGGTGGTGGACGGCGCACCCCGGATCATCTCGGATCCCCCCTTGATCACCCCTCTCTCCGACCTGCTGCCCGGCGCGGAGGGCGAGGGGCTGGGGCGGACCCTGCGGGAGCTGGTCTCCGACTACGCGTCCAGCCTGTCGTCGGAGCGGCGGAAACTGCTGAGCCGGTTCCACGTGGTCGACATGGCCCGCAAGGTCGTCGGGGTCGGCAGTGTCGGCACCCGCTGCTGGATCATCCTGCTGCTCGGCCGCGACGACGAGGACCCGCTGCTGCTCCAGGCCAAGGAGGCGGGCGAGTCGGTCCTGGCCCCCTTCTGCGGCGCGAGCGCCTACGAGAACCAGGGCGAGCGGGTGGTGACCGGGCAACGGCTGATGCAGGCCGCCAGCGACATCTTCCTCGGCTGGGAGCATGTCAGGGGCATCGACGGCCGCGAACGCGACTTCTACGTACGGCAGTTGCGGGACTGGAAGGGCATCGCCCGCCCCGAGACCATGGACCCCGGGACCCTGGGTCTGTTCGCCCGCCTCTGCGGCGCCTCACTGGCCCGTGCCCACGCGCGCTCGGGCGACCCGATCGCCATCGCCGCCTACCTCGGCCCCGGTCACTCCTTCGACCGGGCCCTGGTGCGGTTCGCCCGCGCCTACGCCGACCAGAACGAACGCGACCATCGCGCACTGTCCGAGGCGGTGGCCGACGGGCGCGTCACCGCACGGACCGACCTGACGCCCTGA
- a CDS encoding zinc-binding dehydrogenase — MSTAVVIEAPGEHRLVPHEPRQPEAGEALVRVHASGICGSDREVFQGNRPEGYVRYPLTPGHEWSGTVAAVGDGVPSSLVGRKVVGEGFRNCQVCDRCHAGETTLCTAGYEETGFTQPGAMAPTLTLPARLLHVLPDDADLTAAALLEPAACIAAAALKANAVPGERVAVVGTGTLGMFAVQFLKAGSPAELLVVGTRPDRAELSKRFGATDFRTKDEELPDDFDVVIETAGSADAARTAAALLRRGGRLILTGIPAPGAEGLDPTDLVVRQLEVQTVFGAAPQAWAHTVRVFGAGLLDPLPLVTHELPLEEFPQAIELVGSGDPKVGKVLLRP, encoded by the coding sequence GTGAGCACCGCCGTCGTGATCGAGGCTCCGGGCGAGCACCGGCTCGTCCCGCACGAGCCCCGACAGCCGGAAGCGGGCGAGGCCCTGGTCCGGGTGCACGCCTCGGGGATCTGCGGCAGTGACCGCGAGGTCTTCCAGGGCAACCGGCCGGAGGGGTACGTCCGCTATCCGCTCACGCCGGGCCACGAGTGGTCCGGGACGGTGGCGGCGGTCGGTGACGGCGTCCCTTCGAGCCTGGTGGGCCGCAAGGTCGTGGGCGAGGGCTTCAGGAACTGCCAGGTCTGCGACCGCTGCCACGCGGGCGAGACCACCCTGTGCACGGCGGGCTACGAGGAGACCGGCTTCACCCAGCCGGGCGCCATGGCCCCCACACTCACGCTTCCGGCCCGGCTGCTGCACGTGCTGCCGGACGACGCGGATCTGACGGCGGCGGCGCTGCTGGAGCCGGCCGCGTGCATCGCGGCCGCCGCGCTCAAGGCGAACGCGGTGCCGGGCGAGCGGGTGGCCGTGGTGGGCACGGGCACGCTCGGGATGTTCGCCGTTCAGTTCCTGAAGGCGGGCTCGCCGGCCGAGCTGCTCGTCGTGGGGACGCGTCCGGACCGGGCCGAGCTGTCGAAGCGGTTCGGCGCCACGGACTTCCGTACCAAGGACGAGGAACTCCCCGACGACTTCGACGTCGTCATCGAGACCGCCGGGTCCGCGGACGCGGCGCGCACCGCCGCCGCCCTGCTGCGCCGCGGTGGACGGCTGATCCTGACGGGCATCCCGGCGCCGGGCGCGGAGGGGCTCGACCCGACCGATCTCGTCGTACGGCAGCTGGAGGTGCAGACCGTGTTCGGCGCGGCGCCTCAGGCCTGGGCACACACCGTGCGGGTCTTCGGGGCAGGGCTCCTCGACCCGCTGCCGCTGGTCACGCACGAGCTGCCGCTGGAGGAGTTCCCACAAGCCATCGAGTTGGTGGGGTCCGGCGACCCGAAGGTCGGAAAGGTCCTGCTGCGGCCATGA
- a CDS encoding sugar ABC transporter ATP-binding protein encodes MAEPRPVLEMTGIVKEFPGVRALSGVDFRLFPGEIHALMGENGAGKSTLIKVLTGVHTLDGGTITLDGKTVRIGSPLEAQHAGISTVYQEVNLCPNLSVAENIFIGREPTRAGRIQWKQIRKQAAEMVDRLGLDIDVTAPLSSYPLAVQQLVAIVRSVGHGDSDGEGSGTKVLVLDEPTSSLDRDEVLELFRLMRRLRDEGVAILFVSHFLDQIYEICDRMTVLRNGTLVGEHMVADLDQVGLIELMIGKALDQLEELHEHQLRSDVGETLVKAEGLGRTGGIAPFDLEIKKGEVLGLAGLLGSGRTELARLLFGADQPDSGKVTIAGKQVSMSAPNDAIGAGVAFCSENRKTEGLVPDLTVRENIILALQASRGWTRPIPASQRDELVAKYIKALDIRPANPEARVGQLSGGNQQKVLLARWLITQPKLLILDEPTRGIDVGAKAEIQKLVVSLSEDGMSVLYIAAELEEVLRLSHTIGVLRDRKLVAQLTNGPEITTSKILETIASGEHQ; translated from the coding sequence ATGGCAGAGCCGCGGCCCGTCCTGGAGATGACGGGCATTGTCAAAGAGTTTCCGGGGGTACGGGCTCTGTCGGGCGTCGACTTCCGGCTCTTCCCCGGCGAGATCCACGCCCTCATGGGCGAGAACGGGGCCGGGAAGTCCACCCTCATCAAGGTGCTGACCGGGGTCCACACCCTGGACGGCGGCACCATCACCCTCGACGGCAAGACCGTACGGATCGGCAGCCCGCTGGAGGCCCAGCACGCCGGCATCAGCACGGTCTACCAGGAGGTCAACCTCTGCCCCAACCTCTCGGTGGCGGAGAACATCTTCATCGGCCGTGAACCCACCCGCGCGGGCCGCATCCAGTGGAAGCAGATCCGCAAGCAGGCCGCGGAGATGGTCGACCGGCTCGGCCTCGACATCGACGTGACGGCGCCGCTGTCCTCGTACCCGCTGGCCGTGCAGCAACTGGTCGCGATCGTACGGTCGGTGGGCCACGGCGACAGCGACGGCGAGGGCTCCGGCACCAAGGTGCTCGTCCTGGACGAGCCCACCTCCAGCCTCGACCGCGACGAGGTCCTCGAACTGTTCCGCCTGATGCGGCGGCTGCGGGACGAGGGCGTCGCGATCCTCTTCGTCTCGCACTTCCTCGACCAGATCTACGAGATCTGCGACCGCATGACCGTGCTGCGCAACGGCACCCTGGTCGGCGAGCACATGGTGGCCGACCTCGACCAGGTCGGGCTGATCGAGCTGATGATCGGCAAGGCCCTGGACCAGCTGGAGGAGCTGCACGAGCACCAGCTGCGCTCCGACGTCGGCGAGACGCTCGTCAAGGCCGAGGGCCTCGGCCGCACCGGCGGTATCGCCCCGTTCGACCTGGAGATCAAGAAGGGCGAGGTGCTCGGCCTCGCCGGACTGCTCGGCTCGGGCCGCACCGAACTGGCCCGGCTGCTGTTCGGCGCCGACCAGCCCGACAGCGGCAAGGTGACCATCGCCGGCAAGCAGGTCTCGATGAGCGCCCCCAACGACGCCATCGGCGCCGGTGTCGCGTTCTGCTCGGAGAACCGCAAGACCGAGGGCCTCGTCCCCGATCTCACGGTGCGCGAGAACATCATCCTCGCCCTCCAGGCGTCCCGCGGCTGGACCCGGCCCATCCCGGCCTCCCAGCGCGACGAACTCGTCGCCAAGTACATCAAGGCCCTCGACATCCGCCCCGCCAACCCCGAGGCCCGCGTCGGCCAGTTGAGCGGCGGCAACCAGCAGAAGGTGCTGCTCGCCCGCTGGCTGATCACCCAGCCGAAGCTGCTGATCCTCGACGAGCCCACGCGCGGCATCGACGTCGGCGCCAAGGCCGAGATCCAGAAGCTCGTGGTCTCCCTCTCCGAGGACGGCATGTCCGTGCTGTACATCGCGGCCGAACTGGAGGAGGTGCTCCGGCTCAGCCACACCATCGGAGTGCTGCGCGACCGCAAGCTCGTGGCACAGCTGACCAACGGGCCGGAGATCACCACCAGCAAGATCCTGGAGACCATCGCGAGCGGAGAGCACCAGTGA
- a CDS encoding diacylglycerol kinase family protein, with translation MNPRSGGGKVGRYDLVAKARALGAEVAVLDPAHPLDVAELARRAVARGADLLGVAGGDGTQAEVAGVAAGHGLPFMVICAGTRNHFAMDLGLDRDDPSTGLDALTDGVELRVDLGLIGERVFVNNASFGVYAAVVRSPAYRDGKVPTILRELPDLLTHRNGPRLTVRAGGAVIDAPQAVLVSNNPYQLGDAAGLGRRARLDSGVLGVLGINVDNAAQAAGLLRGHHARGLTTLAGHEVVVDADAPHIPVGVDGEALQLPTPVKCRISPGVLRVRVPRDRPGTPGTKPSVDWRTLGRLAFGLDVPSSGVDH, from the coding sequence ATGAATCCCCGCTCCGGGGGCGGAAAGGTCGGCCGGTACGACCTCGTGGCCAAGGCCCGGGCCCTGGGTGCCGAGGTCGCCGTGCTCGACCCCGCTCACCCGCTGGACGTCGCGGAGCTGGCCCGGCGGGCCGTGGCGCGGGGCGCGGACCTGCTGGGGGTCGCCGGAGGGGACGGCACGCAGGCGGAGGTGGCGGGGGTGGCCGCCGGGCACGGTCTGCCGTTCATGGTGATCTGCGCCGGTACCCGCAACCACTTCGCCATGGACCTCGGCCTCGATCGCGACGACCCGTCGACCGGCCTCGACGCCCTCACCGACGGAGTCGAACTCCGCGTCGACCTCGGCCTCATCGGCGAGCGCGTCTTCGTCAACAACGCGTCCTTCGGCGTGTACGCGGCCGTGGTGCGGAGCCCCGCCTACCGCGACGGCAAGGTGCCCACCATCCTCCGGGAGCTCCCGGACCTGCTGACCCACCGGAACGGTCCGCGGCTGACGGTTCGCGCGGGCGGCGCGGTCATCGACGCGCCCCAGGCGGTCCTGGTCAGCAACAACCCGTACCAGCTGGGCGACGCCGCCGGACTCGGCCGGCGCGCGCGGCTGGACTCCGGTGTCCTCGGCGTCCTCGGGATCAACGTCGACAACGCGGCCCAGGCGGCCGGTCTGCTGCGCGGCCACCATGCGCGCGGGCTCACTACGCTGGCCGGGCACGAGGTGGTGGTGGACGCCGACGCCCCGCACATCCCGGTCGGCGTCGACGGCGAGGCCCTCCAGCTGCCCACACCCGTCAAGTGCCGCATCTCGCCCGGCGTGCTGCGCGTCCGTGTGCCGCGCGACCGCCCGGGAACGCCCGGCACGAAGCCGTCGGTGGACTGGCGGACGCTGGGCCGGCTGGCGTTCGGGCTCGACGTTCCGTCAAGCGGTGTCGATCACTGA
- a CDS encoding mandelate racemase/muconate lactonizing enzyme family protein yields the protein MRITGISTHVVGTPWRNLTYVQVHTDEGLTGVGETRMLGHTDALLGYLHEAKTNHILGSDPFAVEDLVKRMKYGDYGRAGEIVMSGIAVIEMACWDIKGKALGVPVWQLLGGKVTDKVKAYANGWYTTERTPEAYHKAAQGVMERGYRALKIDPFGTGHFELDHEQSLYAVSLIEAVRDAIGPDAELMLEMHGRFSPATAVRLAKELAPFKPAWLEEPVPPENLKALEKVAAKVDMPVATGERIHDRIEFRELFESQAVDIIQPDVGHIGGIWETRKLAATAETHYMLVAPHNVGGPVLTAASLQVGFTAPNFKILEHFNDFADAEIKKVIKGAPQVNPEDGCFHLSHEPGLGVELDIDAAAEFPQQQARFDLWADGWEQRKPKGTV from the coding sequence GTGCGCATCACGGGAATCAGCACACACGTCGTCGGAACGCCCTGGCGGAACCTGACCTATGTCCAGGTGCACACCGACGAGGGACTCACCGGCGTCGGCGAGACCCGCATGCTGGGCCACACCGACGCGCTGCTCGGCTATCTGCACGAGGCGAAGACCAATCACATTCTCGGCTCCGACCCGTTCGCTGTCGAGGATCTCGTCAAGCGGATGAAGTACGGCGACTACGGCCGGGCCGGCGAGATCGTGATGTCCGGTATCGCCGTGATCGAGATGGCCTGCTGGGACATCAAGGGCAAGGCGCTCGGCGTGCCGGTCTGGCAGCTGCTCGGCGGCAAGGTCACCGACAAGGTCAAGGCGTACGCCAACGGCTGGTACACCACCGAGCGGACGCCCGAGGCGTACCACAAGGCGGCCCAGGGGGTCATGGAGCGCGGCTACCGGGCGCTCAAGATCGACCCGTTCGGGACCGGCCACTTCGAGCTCGACCACGAGCAGAGCCTCTACGCCGTCTCCCTGATCGAGGCCGTGCGCGACGCCATCGGCCCGGACGCCGAGCTGATGCTGGAGATGCACGGCCGCTTCTCCCCCGCCACGGCCGTCCGCCTGGCCAAGGAGCTGGCGCCCTTCAAGCCCGCGTGGCTGGAGGAGCCGGTGCCGCCGGAGAACCTGAAGGCGCTGGAGAAGGTCGCCGCCAAGGTCGACATGCCGGTCGCCACGGGTGAGCGCATTCACGATCGCATCGAGTTCCGGGAGCTCTTCGAGAGCCAGGCCGTGGACATCATCCAGCCGGACGTCGGCCACATCGGCGGCATCTGGGAGACCCGTAAGCTGGCCGCCACCGCCGAGACGCACTACATGCTGGTCGCGCCCCACAACGTGGGCGGGCCCGTGCTGACCGCCGCCTCCCTCCAGGTCGGCTTCACCGCCCCCAACTTCAAGATCCTTGAGCACTTCAACGACTTCGCGGACGCGGAGATCAAGAAGGTCATCAAGGGCGCCCCCCAGGTGAACCCCGAGGACGGCTGCTTCCACCTCTCCCACGAGCCCGGTCTCGGCGTGGAGCTGGACATCGACGCCGCCGCGGAGTTCCCGCAGCAGCAGGCCCGGTTCGACCTGTGGGCCGACGGCTGGGAGCAGCGCAAGCCCAAGGGCACCGTGTGA
- the yjfF gene encoding galactofuranose ABC transporter, permease protein YjfF: protein MSATTKTRTAAEGRTASKPAQASAAARLLGDRRLPVLVTAGLFLAMYIGGLSRYQNYGFGEPQVFLNLFIDNGYLLVAAVGATFVIMSGGIDLSVGSLIGFTTMFTAWLVERQGLPLLLVIPLALGVGAFGGFLMGYVIHNFEIQPFIVTLAGLFLFRGLCLVISKESISIGDSTVSSMAQTRVSLGLGELSLGAIVALVVLAAAFYILHYTRFGRRVYAIGGNEQSALLMGLPLGGTKIAVYTVSGFCSALAGLLFMLYIQSGDPLHAVGMELDAIAAVVIGGTLLTGGSGYVLGTLFGVLVLGLIKSIIQFEGTLSSWWTKIATGVLLCAFILIQRAMTTRKQT from the coding sequence ATGAGCGCGACCACCAAGACCCGTACGGCAGCGGAAGGCCGTACGGCGTCCAAGCCGGCCCAGGCGTCCGCGGCCGCGCGCCTGCTCGGCGACCGGCGGCTGCCCGTCCTGGTCACGGCCGGCCTGTTCCTCGCGATGTACATCGGCGGTCTCAGCCGCTACCAGAACTACGGTTTCGGTGAACCGCAGGTGTTCCTCAACCTGTTCATCGACAACGGCTATCTGCTGGTCGCCGCCGTCGGCGCCACCTTCGTCATCATGTCCGGCGGCATCGACCTGTCCGTCGGTTCGCTGATCGGCTTCACCACCATGTTCACGGCGTGGCTGGTGGAGCGTCAGGGCCTGCCGCTGCTGCTGGTCATCCCGCTCGCCCTGGGGGTGGGCGCGTTCGGCGGCTTCCTCATGGGCTATGTGATCCACAACTTCGAGATCCAGCCGTTCATCGTGACCCTCGCCGGCCTCTTCCTCTTCCGGGGCCTCTGCCTGGTCATCAGCAAGGAGTCCATCTCCATCGGCGACTCCACGGTGAGCAGCATGGCCCAGACCCGGGTGTCGCTCGGACTGGGGGAGCTGTCGCTCGGCGCCATCGTCGCCCTGGTCGTCCTCGCCGCCGCCTTCTACATACTCCACTACACGCGCTTCGGCCGCCGGGTGTACGCCATCGGCGGCAACGAGCAGTCGGCGCTGCTGATGGGGCTTCCGCTGGGCGGCACGAAGATCGCCGTGTACACGGTGAGCGGCTTCTGCTCGGCGCTGGCCGGCCTGCTGTTCATGCTGTACATCCAGTCCGGTGACCCGCTGCACGCCGTCGGCATGGAACTCGACGCGATCGCCGCGGTCGTCATCGGCGGCACGCTGCTGACGGGCGGCTCCGGTTACGTCCTGGGCACCCTGTTCGGCGTCCTCGTGCTGGGCCTGATCAAGAGCATCATCCAGTTCGAGGGCACGCTCAGCTCCTGGTGGACGAAGATCGCCACGGGTGTGCTGCTGTGCGCGTTCATCCTGATCCAGCGGGCGATGACGACGCGCAAGCAAACATAG
- a CDS encoding LacI family DNA-binding transcriptional regulator: protein MTHSQLRPPTMADVARQAGVSHQTVSRVLGDHPNVRDETRAKVLRAIEEMGYRRNFSARALATRRTRTLGVVASNTTLYGPASTLFALEEAARAEGYLVSTVSLRRLTVETLSEALDRLSEGGVEGVIAIAPQRSAVEALAELRHPFPVVAVGTGSGAGVPSVNVDQNLGARLATGHLLAAGHRRVWHLAGPEYWQEAVDRVDGWRATLEEADVEPPMLLRGDWSPLSGYRAGQELAGWVGRGLTAVFVANDQMALGVLRALREAGVRTPQDVAVAGFDDIPESEFFAPPLTTVRQDFAAVGKRSIALLLDLIEGRTPSGTSQVTIEPQLVVRASTFPYLPQPGAAPG, encoded by the coding sequence GTGACCCACTCGCAGCTTCGGCCGCCCACCATGGCCGACGTGGCACGCCAGGCCGGTGTGTCCCATCAGACCGTGTCCCGCGTGCTGGGGGACCACCCCAATGTGCGGGACGAGACACGGGCCAAGGTGCTGCGCGCGATCGAGGAGATGGGCTACCGCCGTAACTTCTCCGCACGGGCCCTGGCGACCCGGCGCACCCGGACCCTGGGTGTGGTCGCCTCCAACACCACGCTCTATGGTCCGGCCAGTACGTTGTTCGCGCTGGAGGAGGCGGCGCGTGCCGAGGGCTATCTGGTCTCGACGGTCAGTCTGCGCAGGCTGACGGTGGAGACGCTGTCCGAGGCCCTGGACCGCCTCAGCGAGGGCGGGGTGGAGGGGGTCATCGCCATCGCCCCGCAGCGGTCGGCGGTCGAGGCCCTCGCCGAACTCCGCCACCCGTTTCCGGTGGTGGCCGTGGGCACCGGCTCGGGCGCCGGGGTCCCCAGCGTCAACGTGGATCAGAATCTCGGCGCACGGCTGGCCACCGGCCATCTGCTCGCCGCGGGCCACCGCAGGGTCTGGCATCTCGCCGGGCCCGAGTACTGGCAGGAGGCGGTGGACCGGGTCGACGGCTGGCGGGCGACCCTCGAAGAGGCGGACGTGGAACCACCCATGCTGCTGCGGGGGGACTGGAGCCCGCTGTCGGGTTACCGGGCCGGCCAGGAACTGGCGGGCTGGGTGGGACGCGGCCTGACCGCCGTCTTCGTGGCCAACGACCAGATGGCACTGGGGGTGTTGCGGGCGCTGCGTGAGGCGGGCGTGCGTACGCCCCAGGACGTCGCGGTGGCCGGCTTCGACGACATTCCGGAGTCGGAGTTCTTCGCCCCGCCGCTCACCACCGTCCGGCAGGACTTCGCGGCGGTGGGCAAGCGGAGCATCGCCCTGCTGCTGGACCTGATCGAGGGCCGTACCCCCTCCGGGACGTCCCAGGTCACCATCGAACCCCAACTCGTCGTCCGCGCAAGCACGTTCCCGTACCTGCCGCAACCGGGAGCCGCTCCCGGCTGA
- a CDS encoding ABC transporter permease has translation MSTPAVTTPSRWRALTRHHLFWPVAVLIALLLVNVPFTPDFFASRMADGHLYGSLVSIVLFGSPLILVAVGMTLVIATGGIDLSVGAVVAITGALTCSYISDQADQNALAGVFLAMGIGLVAAVVCGLWNGFLVARMGIQPIIATLIIMVAGRGVAQLITDGQIITINSEPYKLIGGGYWLTLPFSIFVVAAVVAVTVALTRRTALGLLVESVGGNAEASRLVGIRSRRIKIMVYMFCALCAGIAGLMISSNTSAADGNNAGLWIELDAILAVVIGGTSLLGGRFSIGGTVVGALVIQTLTTTIYTIGVPTQTNLVFKAAVVIVVCLLQSPKFRAKVFGAKGRARTTAPAEPATPADAAPKMEVSR, from the coding sequence GTGAGTACCCCGGCAGTGACCACCCCCTCCCGCTGGCGAGCACTGACGCGCCACCACCTGTTCTGGCCGGTCGCGGTCCTGATCGCCCTGCTGCTCGTCAACGTCCCCTTCACACCCGACTTCTTCGCGAGCCGCATGGCGGACGGCCACCTCTACGGCAGCCTCGTCTCGATCGTGCTGTTCGGCTCGCCGCTGATCCTGGTGGCGGTCGGCATGACCCTGGTCATCGCCACCGGCGGCATCGACCTCTCCGTCGGCGCCGTGGTCGCCATCACCGGCGCCCTGACCTGTTCGTACATCAGCGACCAGGCCGACCAGAACGCGCTTGCGGGGGTCTTCCTCGCCATGGGCATCGGCCTGGTGGCGGCAGTGGTCTGCGGCCTTTGGAACGGCTTCCTGGTCGCCCGCATGGGCATCCAGCCCATCATCGCGACCCTCATCATCATGGTCGCCGGACGCGGTGTCGCCCAGCTGATCACCGACGGCCAGATCATCACCATCAACAGCGAGCCGTACAAGCTCATCGGCGGCGGCTACTGGCTGACCCTGCCCTTCTCCATCTTCGTGGTGGCCGCCGTCGTGGCCGTCACCGTCGCCCTGACCCGCCGTACGGCGCTCGGCCTGCTCGTCGAGTCGGTCGGCGGCAACGCCGAGGCCAGCCGCCTGGTCGGCATCCGCTCCCGGCGCATCAAGATCATGGTGTACATGTTCTGCGCCCTGTGCGCGGGCATCGCCGGCCTGATGATCAGCTCCAACACCTCGGCCGCGGACGGCAACAACGCCGGCTTGTGGATCGAGCTGGACGCGATCCTCGCGGTCGTCATCGGCGGCACCTCGCTGCTCGGCGGCCGGTTCTCCATCGGCGGCACCGTGGTCGGCGCCCTCGTGATCCAGACCCTGACCACCACGATCTACACCATCGGCGTGCCCACCCAGACCAACCTGGTCTTCAAGGCCGCCGTCGTCATCGTCGTCTGCCTGCTGCAGTCCCCGAAGTTCCGGGCCAAGGTCTTCGGCGCGAAGGGACGCGCCCGGACCACCGCCCCGGCGGAGCCCGCCACCCCGGCCGACGCCGCCCCGAAGATGGAGGTGTCGCGATGA